A part of Grus americana isolate bGruAme1 chromosome 33, bGruAme1.mat, whole genome shotgun sequence genomic DNA contains:
- the CHCHD5 gene encoding coiled-coil-helix-coiled-coil-helix domain-containing protein 5 isoform X1, whose protein sequence is MQAALEITARYCRNEMEQYGRCVAASPASWQSDCHRLRLSMSRCAAAHPIVQQIRQRCAEPFAAFEQCLKENQASVVNCSDHVNAFLLCADQVKLST, encoded by the exons at GCAGGCGGCCCTGGAAATCACGGCCCGCTACTGCCGTAACGAGATGGAGCAGTACGGACGGTGCGTGGCCGCCAGCCCGGCCTCTTGGCAAAGCGATTGTCACCGTCTTCGCCTCAGTATGTCCCGCTGCGCTGCCGCCCA CCCGATCGTGCAGCAGATCCGCCAACGTTGCGCGGAGCCGTTCGCCGCCTTCGAGCAGTGTTTGAAGGAGAACCAAGCCTCCGTTGTGAACTGCAGCGACCACGTCAACGCTTTCCTGCTCTGCGCTGACCAGGTGAAGCTCTCCACGTGA
- the CHCHD5 gene encoding coiled-coil-helix-coiled-coil-helix domain-containing protein 5 isoform X2 — protein MEQYGRCVAASPASWQSDCHRLRLSMSRCAAAHPIVQQIRQRCAEPFAAFEQCLKENQASVVNCSDHVNAFLLCADQVKLST, from the exons ATGGAGCAGTACGGACGGTGCGTGGCCGCCAGCCCGGCCTCTTGGCAAAGCGATTGTCACCGTCTTCGCCTCAGTATGTCCCGCTGCGCTGCCGCCCA CCCGATCGTGCAGCAGATCCGCCAACGTTGCGCGGAGCCGTTCGCCGCCTTCGAGCAGTGTTTGAAGGAGAACCAAGCCTCCGTTGTGAACTGCAGCGACCACGTCAACGCTTTCCTGCTCTGCGCTGACCAGGTGAAGCTCTCCACGTGA